The nucleotide sequence TCAGTGCATACATGGAATTAATGATGATGCTGCACCATGGCTCTGTCCAGGGACAGTCCCTCCTGCTGCTTCTGTCCCcatccctccacacacacactgaagggtTGCCTTTTGGGGTGAACTGATAAGCCTCGCTGTTTCTTCCATGAAATCTCCAAGAAAGTCAGCATCACTTCCTCCATGTCTCTCATGATTGCCCCAGAGGAAGGGGCCATCACAAATATTGGCAGTGTCTCTCACAAACCCAAGCTGTTAGACAGTAATAGTCATTAGAATACAAAAATGAGAGTGCCTAACATGTAAGAGTCAAGATTGCACAGCTACTTTGGACAACACCATGGCAGTCTCACATGTATTTCAATGCAATGCAGATATACCTCATGGGCCAACTGTACTTCTAGGTATTTTTCTAAGACTTACATTCAATATCCATGGTGTTTATGTTCAAAGAGTTCAAATCAGAGGCTCGTGACGTGCACCTTTCAGAGGTTTTTACCACATTGTAGAAAGTATAATCTGtaatagttttgtttgttgttacatAAGAAACCCTACACaaaggaaaaacatttttcataaCTGTCAAATTTCTATACACTTTTCCACTtactcagggttttttttttttttaatgctgtaaCTACAAAaacagcctgagaaagaaatcatttatttatgaCATTAGAAATTtcttaaatctttaaaatacaaacaagggaaaaaaaacatttgtatACTGTCTATTTGAAACAAAGGCTTTTATAActagtttgggttttttgttttgttttgtgttgtttcttttttaaataaagacaatTAAAATGCATTAGAAAAAAACTAGAAACACTCCAAGCATCCGTTAACAAGTGAGTGAATGCTTGGATTGTGGCACATGCATGCAACagacaatgaaaaggaaaaagaaataaagtgtgtAATGTGATAAATCTTAACAGAAGCATAAACTAGGTAGGAGaagccagacaaaaatcccaCTGATGTAAAGCTCTAGAAAGGACCCGACTACAGTAATAAAAAGCTGTGATGTCCATTGGTCATAGTTTGGCAGAGGAAACTGACTACAGAGAGACATGAAGAGAATTAGGGAAAGGAATATAAATACCTTCTGTCATGATTGTGGTGTTAGGTATGTGAAAATACCCTGAACTTAAATGGAGTGCCTATGTAgcatataaattatattaaaaagattGAAGTGATTAAAAGGTTCTGCTTTTTGTCACTATTGTAGTGGTTCAAGCCTGgtatttaaatgaaagaacatgttgtattgggactggagagatggctcagcagtttactgcttttccagaggcctgggattcagttcccagcctatggcagctaacaaccatctgtaatagaaGTTTCAGCAGATCAAAGCCTTGCTCTGGCCATcttgggcaccaagcacacatgaATTATACATTATACATGAGGGCAAAGCactaaaacacatacacaaaaataatcttttttgaaAAGGATATGGCATTCAGATGTTGGAGACACATCAGTTGATATGTGTATATTGTGAGCTGGTCAAGTAGCAACCTGTAttagcttgttttctgttgctataataaaatatcaGAGGCTGGGAATGCCATAAAatgcattatttttaaagttcGCAGTGTTGGAGACTGCAGTTCTAAACAGAATGGTGTTCATTTTGGTTCTTGAGAGGGTACCCTAGATACAGCATCATAgtagctagagagagagagagaaagacagagagagacagactgacagagaAGCAAAACAGGAAGCCATTGAGTAATTCAGGGATTGGAACTTTTATTTCAAAGTGATTAGTAAGTTTGTGTTATTGGACATGAAGTTTGATCTCCACAGTCATCCATTAAAGACTGCATAATCGTCTAAGAACACTTGAATGTTTACAAAATGGCCACTTACCTGGAGGCACAGGGAAGCATCAGCATTACTATTTCATGACTGCTGGGTTTTCTGTGACAGACTTTCCAAAAGAACTACCTGGGGTCTCATAGGAGCCACATCAGTTCTCCTGAGAGAGAAACTGCACACAAGTCCTGTGAGGCTCCCCATCACAACAATTCCACCCCACCTCCTACCACCACCACTCTGAGGATGAAACTCCCAACACAGGTCCCATCCAGTACAATCCCACTGTATCTGAACCACAAACAAGTTTTCCAAACTACTTTCAGCAGAGACAAAACCAATAATTAActagcaagaaaacaaacaaacaaacaaacccagaaactCAAGTTTCCTTTGCAGTTGTTGAGGATTTATATCAAGAAAAGAGTGGAGAGCGCTTCTGTCCCTGACATTTTTAGAATTGCTGGCTCGTGGCAATCCTAAAAAGCAGACCAACTTTTTTTCTGGCTTTATTATCTTTTGAAAATCCTTTCCTGTACCACCATTGTCTGTGCCTGGGATGAACTGTTCTGATTGCTTGCCTCTGCTAAACATTGTAAGCCCTCACCAGTAGATTGGCTACCTGAGACCCTTGAGATACATCACAAAGCGAGAGGCCAGCCTGACTGCAGACTCCCTGAAAACTTCAATATTGTTCAACAAGCGTTATTGATTCACGACCAGAGTCAGAGCCTCTTTCAGGTGCCAGCAATTTTAGGTGAAGCGGTCCCCTAATCTCCCTGTGTGGATGATGGCCATTGTGGACCACAGCAGCATAGTCTCCAACAGGTCAGAGCAGTAGAGTTACCTAAAACCTTCATGTGTCCCTTTTTCCGCCTTGATTATCTTTCTCAGGGTCCCTTTTAGtgagcatcattttttttaacttagcttTTTCACCTACCACATCCTTACAAGCTTCAAGTGGGGCTCTAGCTGTGAGGGAGCATTGTCTTCTCAGAAGGGAGGACCAGCAAGAAGGGCTCCCTCACCGATTTACAACTATTAAACCCATTTGTCCTTCTTATGGGTCTATGACATTCAACTGCCCATAGGACTGGAAAAGCCTCTGTCGAAACAAatgtttctgagatttttttttttttttaatgcaaggtTGCAGCACAACTCCTAACTGCTTGTTATTCTTATTATTCTGTACCAGGAGCTAACGCTTACTCAGCAGGTATCTAGGCCAATCAAATTACAGAAGTCCAGCATAAAGTGCACAACAGCAGTTGGCAAAGATAAAGGCTCATATGGAAACAGGGGACAGTTCATATAGACTGTGAGGGATGCCACCATCCTCTACCACTTTTGAGGGCTAACTGGCCGTTCACCCCAGTTCTATTTGATCTTTTTAAAGCTGGCTAATAACCCCCAATTTAACAGTGTAATCTACGTGGAGTTCTTGAGTCAATGCAAGATTTGCTGTTGTCAAGAAGCTGCTTCATGATTAGGCAAATGGTCCCTTAGTCTCCCCATGTTGAAGATGGACAGTGTAAACCACAGCAGGATAGTCTCCATAGGGTCAGAGGTTGGCTCTGCTCTTCCAGGACTTTCTGACAGACTGGCGGGACAACCATGCCCCTTGCCTCTCCCCCGCCCCGACAAAAAAAATCAGGTAGAATTATAGACCCCAATGAGGGTCTTCTGAAGCTTTTGACAGAGTTCATAACTTTTATGCCAAGGGATGCAGAGAGGAGACAATTACTCATCAGTGAGGGAGGtttggtttttattctttttggttttggttggaaAGGTGGGGGCACTTTCTGGTAGTGTTGTAACAGCTTTCTTTCAGATGAATATTCCAATTCCATGTCCTTTGTCAACTGAGTTCTAGCTCAACTAATTTCTTCATGTGGTGACAGCCGTTGGCTGACatgaattacatttaaaaaaaaaaaacaaagataaggaAGTGAGCATTTTTTAGTTTGACTGTATGGGATCACTGTTTTTTGGCAcatgcaggagaagcattggtaAAGGCAGTCACTGGTAAACATAACTAATAAGACACTGTGCCATTGGTAGAGAAACCTGCCTGGCCATTATCTCATTATTGGCTCATTTGCATGGTCTTGTATGCATTCTTCAGATTCTTAGAGATAAGACTTAAGATCGGTTTTTCAGCGCTATTTTCTGTCCTGCTGAGAGTGTTTGTGAGGGTCAGGGGCAGGTGCGTGCATGAATTATCTTACCGGTGTCAAGGCCAGTTACAGCACTATAAAATCAGCCCGGCAATAACAGGCTGATAAGCCCAAATTTCAAAATGACACTAAGTGATTAAGTCAGGCCAGGACCAGAAACTGCAGGGCCAAAGTGACTATTTTTACTTCGAGCgaatgaaaagaggaagaggcaTATGCCACTTTTCACTAACACTGTAACTCTTCCATAATCCATATTGACTGTGTGGGGTTGTGGATTTTCAGATGTGCAATGGGCAGCTTGCGGGCAATGGTCACCCAGGGATAGAGGTGCTGGCATTTGTTCCCTTCCACTGTTCTGCTAGATTTCTCTGGGAGACTGGAACTCACAAAAAGCTTTTACTTTGAAAGCTGTGACAGTCCCTTCATTTTACAGATTTTATGTGGTAAAAGCTTCCTTATTCTCTGCTCAATAGCTTTCAAAACTTCCTTCCAACTCATTCTCATTTAGACCATTTATGTGAAGGAGGGATGATTTATGGGTCTAGAGTTTGTATTAGTATTCTTTTATTCATTGTCATTCAACAAACACATTCCAAGCTTCCACTAAAAATGCCAAGAATACACAGATGAGCTGCCCATTTCAGAGAGGATGCTTAATCTTGGGTCTTGATGCTCTGTGTGCTGTGCAGGGGTCCCTGGGTCCAACTCCAAACCCTGGTTTTGCTTGTTGACTCTGTCTTTGAATGGCTGAAGACTTTGGGGGAATGGTCCTTCGAGGAGCTTCCATGCCTGAGGCTCGCATGGTTGAGTGTTTAAGAGCGGCAGCACAAGACAGGGCCTCCTGTTGAGTGATGTAacctggggagagagaggaaagggatttCAGTGTCAGCATTTATGTTTGAAAGCTCTatttagtgttttgcctgaatgtgtgtatgtgtatcacacGTGTGCCCACTGTTCCCAGAAACCAGAGGAGGGTGACGGAACTCCTAGAGCTGCCGTTCTAGGTGGTTCTgagccaagtgggtgctgggaactgaactcaggtcctttgcaaaaaCAGCAAGTTGCTCTTAGCCATCAAGCCATCTCTTCATTGCAACAGTTTTACAGGAAAAGGATATTCACAGAAGTGTACAAAGTTCTACGGCGGCGAGCAGCATGCCCTGGTTATACTACCACCGAGGACAGGAAGCGTTTAGTTCTTGGTTCATGGTACTTTCCTTCAATGGACATGTTAGTTAATCCTCTCTCTCAACTTAAATGACCTTAGTGATGACCTAAAGATTGTTGAGGCACACTTTTTGGACACGTGTGTGAAGGTACTTCTAGAGAAGACTAGCTGGGGAAGACCTTTCCTGAGTGTGGGTTGGCGCTATCTCATGGGCTGCAGGAGctagaagaaatgaaaagagaaacaggAGAAAGCCAACTGAGTGCCCACACTCCCGCTTTcctttctgcctcccagatgtGAAAAGCTGTCCTTTACCACCCCTTTCCCTGACATGATGGAGTGACACCTCTAActaccatgagccaaaataaatctttcctaaCCAGAGTTGTTTCTGTCAGATATTCTGTCACATGAATGAGAAAGAGCTAACTAACAAAAGTTACTGTAGTCATCAACTAGCATGTCAAGATGTTTGGAAAGAAATGTGAGCTTTGAGTAGCCCTCCTATGTAACTTGTCTTTGATATCAAAACTTTCTCTAATCCAGAGGAAGAGACATCTGATTCAAAAGATGTGTGTTTTCTTCCAGTGTTCTCAAAGTACAGTCTTTATAGTACCTTCTAGATTTTCTGAATCTAtggatgttttaaaaaaatacccaTTATAATTCAGAGCTCTACTCTCTTCAAAGACCTTCTAAATCGGATCCCAGAGAGACAGGCCTGGGAATATGCATTTTAGTAAGGTGGCCATTAGCTTTTGTGAACACCAGTAAATGCCTCTGCATTTTAGTTTGTTGGCTTCTTTGGCATCGGGCTCTGAAAACAACCGCCAGATGGTGCTTCCACCACGTTCCAGGCAATCTTCGGTAATCCCCAAATCCTATGTCTTTGTTGACTAGTTGTACAGCCCTGGTCAAATTATTTAACTTGCCTAGGTTTCAGTTTTCTGCCTGATTTGGGCGGATTGTGCAGTAGAGGGGCCGAGCAGCTAGAGAGGCTCCTGTAAGCTAGAGGACTTAACAGCAAGGAAGCCTTCCAGCAGGCTGATGCTCATGATGCGTTTATATCTTTTGAAACCATGGTTTCATCTGTGCTTTATAAAATCTGAGTAGATTTGGTAGAAAAGGGGAAAAAGCAACTCATGAGTAGGTAGAAGCCACGGTCTTTGGAGAAGCCTCCTCTTGCATGAAGTTCTCACTGACAATGACTGGCTGAGTAGTCTTCACCAAAGTACATAATTTTTCTAGGATTTTGGTTCCATAACTGTAAAGTGAAAGAAAGTGGGATATTGTACATAATACCCTAGGCAGGAGGTATGGACTATGCCAAATGCTCAAACAGTGTAGTTCTTATTGTTGGGAGTAAACTATCTTTGATCTTACACAAACAGTAAGGAGAGGAGCCATTGTTTGAGCTTATGTTGGCTTTCCAAGTCCAGTGCTATTGATCTACCAGATCAAGTTCATATAAATCTCAGAGAGTTGTTAACATTTTATAAGAATCAATACTCTAATTTCTTTAAACCCTCTTAATTCACCTATAAAACTTCACTGTCTATTATCAGGGATAATCATTTTTAAGCTTGGCTTGCCAACCATGTTGATAAACTAGGTTGGCAGAGACCATTCTTCTGGAATTATTTATCTGGAGATGTGACTTCTGGGTGCAATGAGAAGCCCTGTACTGATGTGCCTGGTTCAAGTAAGGTAGATAAACTCACCCAGCTGCTGTTGGTACCCAAGGCTGTGAATATAGCGGGTCTGTAGGGCCTTCCACTGGGGCCTGGAGTCATAAATCCTCATGATGCTGTACAAGTAGCACCGCTGCCCTTGATTTAGGTCCTGTCAGAACAAAAACGTGACTTTGATAAATCCCTTCGTAATTAAAAGTGTGACACATTCAATACCAGTGTCCACAGGAGTAAGCCACTTCTCTTAAGGTGACACGTATTTTTAAAGCACCTGGGACATGAATAATCAAGAAATTTATCTTCACCATTTGTGTAAACCATCTTCTCCTTGTTTGGATGATGTTGAAAACAGGGAAGGAAAAGGTATAAGGTTATGTAGCTCATACTTTTATGCTGGGGGAGATGTAAAGGCTGCTGACTTACGACGATTTTATTGGTCCTTAGTTGAGAAAAACAAATTGTGGGAATCTACATAGGGCCTGAATTTATGGAGGCTTCCAGGCAGCTGGAATGTCCAGCGGAAAGTTCCAGTAAGGAATAGAGATAGACAGATCAAGTGGGCAACATGCTAAGAATCAGCGTTGGCAGTGAAAGAGTACAgacctacacagtgagaccctgtttcaaagagaaGGGTgtggaggcagagatagaaagatcagaagttcgaAGTCATCCTCACCTACATAGTAAGccgaaggccagcctgggctatgtgacatcctgtctcaaaaataaatgggGATACTTTGATAATGGCACTAGCATTCTAGAAAAATCAGGTTAAAATAAGTTTGTCTTGAATATGAAATACCAAGACAACAGAAACTTCAGGTGGAAACCATGGAGGAAAACTGCACTTATGCTATTAGGTAAAACGGTAGGTTAAGGTGACTTTTACTTGTTAGGCATTCTGTGAGGGACTAAAATCAGAAATCTGTGAGACAAATTGTTTTTTTTGTCTGGAGCCCTTAAATTTGATATTAAAAGTATACTCAGAGTATGAGTAACAAGGCCAAGAGCCTCACAATGCAAGACATCAACTCACTCTCACTTTCTGTATTACATATGCTCGGGGATAATATatttgaaggagaaaaaagatTTCATTCCTGAGTAACTAATTAAGCCAGTCACACACTTACAGACAAGATAATAGAAGATTTTCTAGCCCATTTCAAGAGAAGAGCTCCCCAATAGAAAGAGAATTTCccataattggaaaaaaaaagtcttgaaagTTATAGTTTCtattttatgaagaaaaactaTGCCCACCTCCTCACCTGTGTAAAACTTTAAACATCCTAAATGAGAAGTAAATAGCAGGTTACATTTCTCATATTCTTACATTGTCCCCTACCTTTCTtgaaagagatgaaagaaaaatgatatttttacAGAGTGTTTATGTGAGTGGCTATAATTAGCTCGGTGGGAAAGAAGCTGACAGATCACGCAGGAAGCCACGATGTTGATGCTGCCAGCTAGCGAGTTCCCATGGTGGTGGATGGGCAACAGGAGAAGACTTTCTCACACTCTGACCATTGGGAGCGCTCAGGGTTAGGCTGTGCCACTGCTGCCTTATTCCCTCCTTCAGCACTTACGTCAGCCAAACGACACCCCCCCTCCCACACAGACAGGAGAAAAAGGTCCTCAACCCTCCAAAGAAAGAAGGCAAGCCTTCCCTCCTTGAACAAGATGTCGCACCTTCAGTAATGAACTGCCCATGGCAGATGCAGGGACTCGAATGTGGGGAATCTGTGAAAAACTTTGAGGCTTGTACTGCTTCTTCAACTTTCTCCTCATTTTGTACCTCCAAGGGATAACAAATACAGAatcagttttcattttgtttaaccAGCTTTGGGGATGGGCCTAAGAGagtaagaaaataagtaaatatttttctttctaaagaagaatattttctcctatttccaagtAAGTAGATCTCTGCTTTTCTATAAGTTCCCCATCTTTTCCTAACCCTCCCTTCTTACAGCAGAAGGCATCATCCTTCTGCCCTTGTCTTTCTACTTCACTGTGTCCACAGTGGGTAGCTTGTAGAGACAATCCAGGTTACAGCAGTTACTTCTTCATAGTTTTAAATAGTGCTGTTATCTTGCCTGATTCTAAAAGAAATGTTTACGTCTTTGGGAATTTGAAAAATTcaaattggagaaaaaaaaataagattaaacagggctggaaagatggctcagagttaagaGCAGTGGAAGCTattccagatgtcctgagttcaattcccagcacccacatactgactcacaaccacctataaggggatctgatgccctcttctgccatgcaggcacacatgcaaatagagtgctcctatacagaataaacaaagaaacaaacaaacaactgtttcttAAAAACAGATTATCATCTTTAAATTTTGTTGGCATTTGATTAGTTGTCATTTATTTAGTTAGAAAGTGTTGTATTTGGTTTTAGGAAATAGTGATCACATACAGATGTTATGAACCTTCCTAGGttgttaaatattttctaaaatacaaCTACTAATAGCCACAAGGGATATCCATTTCTTGCACGTTTATATTTGTGATTTTATAGCACTctgataaaaaataaactgttaggctcactcttgtttctctcccctGTCTGACAAAGGTAAGAACAGAGGACTTCCCTAGAGTGGCGACATCTCATTTCTCAGTGCATTAGGGTTTAGAATCTCAGGTTTATCCAACAAGGAAAACCTAACAATCTGAGAGGAATGGGTGTATCGGTTAGGGTTTCAGAGGCAACTCTGAGCATTTTCCTCTCTGCTCATGCCTCTGCTCTTTCCAGCAGTACAAACTACAaataacaggaagaaagaaaaagacaaatcaaGTGTAGCAACAAACTCTCTAGATATAACAAACTATTATCAATACCTATATCACAGGCTAACTAGAGAAGAGAATTTGGAATAGTGGCCACATGGATTTAGAATCATTAGACCTGAGTTTCTTCCCTTGCtagcctccctcctctcatccacATGATGATAGTCATTATGCTTGCTTCATCATTTCTTTAATTCATTGAGGGCCCGAGTATAAAGCTCTGAGTTTGTGcctgcttcttctctttctaCAACCCCCCTAGCAAAtgttcatgcatgcacacacacaagtgcctAACATATACATTCTTAAAAAGATTTcagtagctgggcatggtggcacatgcctttaattctagcatctaggaggcagaggcaggcagatctctgtgagtttgagagcagcctggtctccatagagAGTTCCATGactatagagagagaccctgtctcaaaaaaaaaaaaaaaagaaaatctcaatacATTTGAGGATTTAGATATGAGATCTAACACTGGGGATCTTCTACAGCTGAAATTTATTATAGACACATCTCTCGGCATCTCTTTGTGTTCTATTTCCATGATATAAGCTTATAAATGAagcaatgaatattttatttaatactgcttttttttttagtgggTACCCAGGGATTCGTAATAATTAAGGCATACTCTTTGCTTGTTCTCTCTGACTGAAACTTACACTCTTTCCTTCACTCAAGTAATTTCAACATCCCTCCTCCCATTTTTCAGGTCTTTGGAGCAAAGAATAAATATTCTTCAAAGCTAGAAGGATTCCTTCTGTTTTCAAATAGTGCGAGGAAATGACTGATGATGTTTCTTGTGGTATGTGAGCACACAGTTCACGTATGCCCTTTCTTGGGCTATTGCTGAAGAAATCCATCTTCCCCATTCAAGTGGTCTACACAGGATAAAGTTTGATTAAAAATACTTGGAGAATGCACAGAGAAAACAACCTCTAAGTTAACTGAAATCTAAAACCAAAAGACAGATTTACTTAAGAGACACTTACCTTGTATTGTGGTTCCTTGTTTTAAAAGCTAACATCCATACCCAAAGTAGTTTTCTTGCAGTGTTCTCTGGTCACACAGCAGTAGCAAAGGCTCAGCATGTTGATAAACTAATATCCTAGCAACACCGGGAGATGTAACAAAGATCCGGGGAAACTTGGCTGCAtgggtttctgtttctgggtGACATTCAAGAACACAGCTGAGAAGCTTTTGTGGTTGCTGTTGCCATCGTTGTTCTAAGTTTCATGTCTAATGAAAGGTCAACTCCTAAGCCTGTCCTATCTGCATTATACGGAGACATCGCAGAAAAGTTCATGCAGATAGATACTGAAGATTAAAGGCAAAGAAGTTTATTAGTGAACAGGCCACTCTGTGTATTCTCCAAATTTGAAGTCAGAAACATCCATTCCCCTAACTCAGAATGGTGAAGTAATGGCTCCTTCATGCATAAAGCAGGAATTTAACTGTGATAATATATAGAATTACATCATGGTTCAATGCAATGTCCCTCTTCACATTTCTTGGGGGAAGTAAAGCATTCTCTATACTTTAGTTGTAAGAAGCTACATATGTGGCAGAAGACATTGCCCACACCAACCTGCCTTCCTGTGatgaaattatttctttaataCTACTTTTTCTGGGGGCTATGTGAGGGGTGTGACAAGATGGAAGATTAAAAACAGTCTATGTGATGGCAGGATTGTGAAAAGTAAGATGAAAAATAAACCTTCCACAAAGAGGGAAAACATAGAAGGGCATGAGAAAGCACAAGGAATTTAGAGGCAGCAGCTGCAAAGCCTAGAGAGAATACAAATGCcaagcagcaaaaaaaaaaaaaaaaaaaaaaaaaagaggagccgGCTCACCATGCTCTCcagtgggaggaagggagccaAAGACTTCCACGATGTAAGCCAGGCAACCAaggagctggggaaatggctcactgggtaaagatggttgctgccaagtctgacatCCTGTATCACTCAAGTCCCACACCAGAGAGAACCAACCCTCAGaagttttcttctgacctccacatgcacactgtaCGGTgtgagcctacacacacatacacacaccacatttatgtatgtgtctcttcacagatgTATGAAGGGAGTCAGCCCTGCACACAGAGCAAGCTTACATTTTCCACAAGTTCTCAAACCTTCTGGGGATTTTGCATGACAGACTTGTGTGTGTCACAACTCAGCACTGGAGAAGTCCACTGTGGCAGTCTCCTCACTCAGGGCCTGTAACCGAATCATCATGACATATTGCTTAA is from Meriones unguiculatus strain TT.TT164.6M chromosome 9, Bangor_MerUng_6.1, whole genome shotgun sequence and encodes:
- the Fam216b gene encoding LOW QUALITY PROTEIN: protein FAM216B (The sequence of the model RefSeq protein was modified relative to this genomic sequence to represent the inferred CDS: inserted 1 base in 1 codon), coding for MKTDSVFVIPWRYKMRRKLKKQYKPQSFSQIPHIRVPASAMGSSLLKDLNQGQRCYLYSIMRIYDSRPQWKALQTRYIHSLGYQQQLGYITQQEALSCAAALKHSTMRASGMEAPRRTIPPKSSAIQRQSQQAKPGFGVGPRXPLHSTQSIKTQD